The nucleotide sequence ACCGTCACCGAAGCCCTGGAAGGGCTGTTGCCGCCGTCATGAGGGTGTTGCAGGTCGGTAAGTTCTATCCGCCCGACGCTGGCGGCGTGGAAACCGGCACCCGGCAGATGGTCGAGACCTTGACGCGGCTGGGCCACGAAAACGCCGTGCTGTGTTTTGCCGGAGCCGGCCCCTACGACGACGGAGCAGAAACGGTTCCGGTCCTGCGGGCCGCGGCCTGGGCCACCATCGCCTCCCAGCCCCTTTCCACCGAGTATCTTTTGCGTCTGGCCGATCTGGCCCCGCGTTTCGAAGTGCTCCACGTCCATTGCCCCAACCCTTTGGCCGCCGTGGCTCTATGGCTGATCCGCCCCCAGGCGAAGATCGTGCTCCACTGGCACAGCGACATCATCGGCAAGAAAGCGCTTCGGGCCCTGGTTTCGCCCTTTGAGGCCTGGCTGTGCCGTAGGGCCGATCTGGTCATCGGCCCCACGGCAGTCCATTTGCAGGCTTCCAATAGGGCGGCGCTTTTTGTCGGCAAGGGGGCCGTGGTCCCGTTTTATGTCGAGCCGGGCACGGCCGATCCCGACCGCCTCGACCCGGCCGGCCTTGCCGCCGTGCGGGCGCGCGCGGGCGGGCGGCGGCTGGTGTTCGCCCTGGGGCGGCTTGTGCCCTACAAGGGCTTTGCCGTGCTCATTGAGGCGGCGCGCTGGCTGCCGGACGACGCCGTGGCGGTCATCGGCGGCGGCGGACCCCTGGCCGGGGAACTGGCCCGGCAGATTCAGACGGCTGGCCTTGGCCATAAGGTGTTGCTGGCCGGACGCATCCCGGACAACGAGCTGCCGGCCTGGTTCGCGGCCTGCGACGTGTTTTGCCTGCCGTCGGTGACCCGGGCCGAGATGTTCGG is from Solidesulfovibrio magneticus RS-1 and encodes:
- a CDS encoding glycosyltransferase, whose product is MRVLQVGKFYPPDAGGVETGTRQMVETLTRLGHENAVLCFAGAGPYDDGAETVPVLRAAAWATIASQPLSTEYLLRLADLAPRFEVLHVHCPNPLAAVALWLIRPQAKIVLHWHSDIIGKKALRALVSPFEAWLCRRADLVIGPTAVHLQASNRAALFVGKGAVVPFYVEPGTADPDRLDPAGLAAVRARAGGRRLVFALGRLVPYKGFAVLIEAARWLPDDAVAVIGGGGPLAGELARQIQTAGLGHKVLLAGRIPDNELPAWFAACDVFCLPSVTRAEMFGIVQLEAMAWGKPVVSTAIAGSGVAAVNRQGETGLVVAPGDAPALGDALATLLADEALAARLGQGGRQAVAARYSPAAVADALGAAYARLDICAPRTL